In the Octadecabacter sp. SW4 genome, one interval contains:
- a CDS encoding 1-acyl-sn-glycerol-3-phosphate acyltransferase, producing the protein MSTWDSDTHPPHPAMGAGAWLRVVGRGLPLAVLVFGCLAVLLLVRLIERPLYGARRPVTPYITQFVCRSAFVLLGMGYRVEGEVMSGPGAVVANHSSWLDIFALNARKRIYFVSKAEVAKWPGIGWLARATGTVFIQRDRRTASAQVAVFQDRLALGHKLLFFPEGTSTDGQRVLPFKPTLFAAFFAPGLRETLSIQPVSVVYRGPTGADARFYGWWGDMDFGPHLLSTLAARRQGSVTVTYHAPVRVADFGDRKALASTLESRVREGLIRSLQP; encoded by the coding sequence ATGAGCACCTGGGACAGTGATACCCATCCGCCCCATCCGGCTATGGGTGCAGGCGCGTGGTTGCGCGTGGTGGGGCGCGGGTTGCCGTTGGCAGTGTTGGTGTTTGGCTGCCTTGCGGTCTTGTTGCTGGTGCGGCTGATCGAGCGCCCCCTTTATGGCGCGCGCCGCCCCGTGACGCCCTATATCACGCAGTTTGTCTGCCGCAGCGCCTTTGTCTTGCTGGGGATGGGCTATCGGGTCGAGGGCGAGGTCATGTCCGGCCCCGGCGCGGTGGTCGCCAATCATTCGTCCTGGCTGGATATATTCGCACTGAATGCGCGCAAACGCATCTATTTCGTGTCCAAGGCCGAGGTGGCGAAATGGCCCGGGATTGGCTGGCTGGCACGCGCCACGGGCACGGTTTTCATCCAGCGCGACAGGCGCACGGCGTCCGCGCAGGTGGCTGTGTTTCAGGACCGTCTGGCGCTGGGTCACAAGCTGTTGTTTTTCCCCGAGGGCACATCGACGGACGGGCAGCGGGTCTTGCCCTTCAAGCCGACACTGTTTGCCGCGTTCTTTGCCCCGGGGCTGCGCGAGACCCTGTCGATCCAGCCCGTTTCGGTGGTCTATCGCGGACCCACAGGGGCGGATGCGCGGTTTTACGGCTGGTGGGGCGATATGGACTTCGGCCCGCATCTGCTGTCAACGCTGGCCGCGCGCAGGCAGGGCAGTGTCACGGTGACCTATCACGCGCCCGTGCGGGTCGCGGATTTTGGCGATCGCAAGGCGCTGGCAAGCACGCTTGAAAGTCGGGTGCGCGAGGGGCTGATCAGGTCATTGCAGCCCTGA
- a CDS encoding GNAT family N-acetyltransferase: protein MTKPHKPVFQARLARDDTDLMAALRLRYDVFVRELGGDGPLVDHDAQVERDKFDPFYDHLVLVDETRRPGDHVVGAYRLMQADGAARAGQFYCEDEYDLTALRALDRKLLELGRSCLHPDYRGGTAMFELWGALARYVAAYEVEILFGVASFHGTDIAALAQALSLLHHRHLAPKNLRVTSRVFQPMDLMPEDQIDRPAAMRDTPALIKAYLRLGGCVGEGAYVDYAFNTTDVCLVMDTAQMNTRHQGIYTQGTA, encoded by the coding sequence GGCCCGCGACGACACGGATCTGATGGCAGCCCTGCGTCTGCGCTATGACGTGTTCGTGCGCGAATTGGGCGGCGACGGGCCGTTGGTGGATCATGACGCGCAGGTTGAACGCGACAAGTTCGATCCGTTTTATGACCACCTTGTGCTGGTCGATGAAACACGCCGCCCCGGTGACCATGTGGTTGGTGCATATCGTTTGATGCAAGCGGACGGTGCCGCCCGCGCCGGGCAGTTCTACTGCGAGGACGAATATGATCTGACGGCATTGCGCGCGCTGGATCGCAAGCTGCTGGAACTGGGGCGGTCCTGCCTGCATCCCGATTATCGCGGCGGCACGGCGATGTTCGAACTCTGGGGCGCGCTGGCCCGCTACGTCGCCGCCTACGAGGTCGAAATTCTGTTCGGTGTCGCGAGCTTTCACGGCACGGATATCGCCGCATTGGCCCAAGCCCTGTCGTTGCTGCATCACCGCCATCTGGCACCAAAGAACCTGCGTGTGACATCGCGGGTGTTTCAACCGATGGATCTGATGCCCGAAGACCAGATCGACCGCCCCGCGGCCATGCGTGACACGCCCGCGCTGATCAAGGCCTACCTGCGGCTGGGCGGCTGCGTGGGCGAGGGGGCTTACGTGGATTATGCCTTTAACACCACCGATGTCTGTCTGGTGATGGATACCGCGCAGATGAATACCCGCCACCAGGGCATTTACACACAAGGCACGGCATGA